A region of Salinibacter sp. 10B DNA encodes the following proteins:
- a CDS encoding zinc metalloprotease HtpX — MNTLRTTALMAVMFVLFALIGQALGGTGGMILAFLIAVGMNGVSYWFSSSIVLRMYGAEEVSRAEAPELHDMVDRLRQRADLPMPKVCIIPSDQPNAFATGRNPANAVVAVTEGIMNTLDRDELAGVIAHELAHIKNRDMLTSTVAATLAAAITLLARFGIFFDREQGFVTSLLMMILAPLAAMLIQMAISRSREYAADRDGAEIAGNPLGLANALRRMEQVAQQRPMRGANEATSHMFIVNPFSGGLSGMRKLFSTHPPTEERITRLEEMSRGA, encoded by the coding sequence ATGAACACCCTTCGCACCACCGCGCTCATGGCCGTCATGTTCGTCCTGTTTGCCCTCATCGGGCAGGCGCTGGGCGGCACCGGCGGCATGATCCTCGCCTTTCTTATTGCCGTCGGCATGAACGGCGTCAGCTACTGGTTCAGCAGCTCCATCGTCTTGCGCATGTACGGCGCCGAGGAGGTGAGCCGCGCTGAGGCCCCGGAGCTGCACGACATGGTGGACCGCCTGCGCCAGCGGGCCGACCTCCCGATGCCGAAGGTCTGCATCATCCCGTCCGACCAGCCGAACGCGTTCGCCACGGGCCGCAACCCAGCCAACGCCGTGGTGGCCGTAACGGAAGGCATCATGAACACGCTCGACCGGGACGAACTGGCAGGCGTCATCGCACATGAGCTGGCCCACATTAAGAACCGCGACATGCTGACGTCCACCGTGGCGGCCACCCTCGCGGCGGCCATCACGTTGCTGGCCCGGTTTGGTATCTTCTTCGACCGCGAGCAGGGCTTCGTCACCTCCCTGCTGATGATGATCCTCGCTCCGCTGGCCGCCATGCTCATTCAAATGGCCATCTCGCGCAGCCGGGAGTACGCCGCCGACCGCGACGGGGCCGAGATTGCGGGCAATCCGCTCGGCCTCGCCAACGCCCTGCGCCGGATGGAGCAGGTGGCCCAGCAGCGGCCCATGCGCGGGGCCAATGAGGCGACCTCGCACATGTTCATCGTAAACCCGTTCTCGGGCGGCCTTAGTGGCATGCGGAAGCTCTTCTCTACCCACCCGCCCACAGAGGAGCGAATCACCCGGCTGGAGGAGATGTCTCGGGGTGCATAA